gtcggaatggtgcgaccacttcactttcaggaatttgattgacttgttgcgagtcttgcgctcagtttcttcaagaatagcaacggggtgctcatgataagacagatcttcttggaggtcaatctcttcgaagttgatggtgcgctcaggagtcttgaagcacttgcgaagctgtgacacgtggaacacatcgtgcacgttcgcgaagttggagggaagctcaagttgataggcgaggtcgcctcttttgccaatgatcttgaaaggacccacgtatctaggggcaagcttccctttgataccgaagcgacgagtgcctttcattggagagacgcggaggtagacatggtctccgatctcgaaagccacatcacggtgcttactatcatagtaactcttctggcgcgattgcgcggctttgagattttcacggatgactttacacatttcttcagcctctgtgattaagtcattgccaagaagttggcgttcaccagtctctgaccaattgagaggagtacggcactttctgccatagagaatttcgaatggggccttgcccgaactcgcttggaagctgttgttgtaggagaattcggcatatggaagacaatcttcccacttcatgccaaaggaaatgacacaagccctgagcatatcttcaaggatttgattgactcgctcgacttggccactagtttgaggatggaaagctgtgctgaagcgaatgttggtgcccatggccttctggaaggagtcccagaacttagaagtgaagatgcttccacgatctgaagatatcaattgtggaatgccgtgcaaggagacaatcctggaggtgtatagctctgccaactgagctgctgtgatagattctttgattggaaggaaatgagccactttagtaagcttgtcgatgacaatgaagatagcatcatttccacgcttggacttgggaaatccagtcacgaagtccatttcgatatgatcaaacttccattctgggatagcaagaggttggaggagaccagctggtcgttggtgttctgctttcacccttcgacagacatcacattcattcacgaattgagcgatttctcgcttcattcgagtccaccaatacgactgcttgaggtcatggtacatcttcgtacttccaggatgaatggaaagaagagaattgtgcgcctcgttcataatgactttccttaggtcacctttaggaaccacaatccggtcctcgaagaataaagtgtctcggtcatcaatgcgatagcacttatatttggaaagacccttgtcaataccacgtttcaccttcttcaccatggtatccaggagttgtgcctcatgaatttgatctgccaaagtaggagagactatgaggttggcaagaaagccttgaggaacaacttggagattcagcttgcggaaagcttcacaaaggtccggttggaagggcttgagaattaaactgttgcaataagccttcctgctcaaagcatctgcaatgacattggccttgcctggagtatattcaatactcggattgtactcttgaatcatttcgacccatcgagtttgtctgaggttgaggttgggctgagtgaagatgtacttgagactcttgtgatcggtgaatgtgtccacttttcttcccaacaagagatgtctccatgttattaatgcatggacaactgccgccaactcaagatcgtgagtggggtagttcttttcgttgggcttcaactaacgagaggtataggccacaactttcttctcttgcattaatacagcaccgagaccttgaagagaagcatcacagaaaatttcgaatggcttggattcgtcaggaggagttaagacaggagctgtgacgagtttctctttgagagtgttgaaagcaacgtcacactcaggagtccagacatacttcacatgcttctgtaggaggttggaaagaggctttgcaatcttagagaaattctcaatgaatcttcggcaatagcttgcaagaccaaggaaactgcggagctgcttgacattctgaggaggttcccaattcacaattgcagacaccttctcgggattaacaacgatgcccttggcagagatgatatgaccaaggtaaagaacatcatcaagccaaaactcacatttggaaaacttcgcatagaattgatactctctgagcttgtcgagcaccaatcgcaaatgtttggcatgatccttcttattcttggagaagaccaagatatcatcgagatacaccaggacgaattcattggtataggggttgaagatgaaattcatcatccgagagaatgttggaggagcattgacaaggccgaaagacatgacagtatattcataagaaccaaagcttgttctgaatgctgtcttgagaatatcttcttcacgaatgcgaatctgatgataacccattcgaaggtcaagcttggagaatactttagcacctttaagttgctcgaatagctcattgatgttgggaagtggatacttattcttgattgtcttcttgttcaatggacggtagtcaacacaaagtcggtccgtgccatccttcttctggacaaaaagaacaccacaaccccatggagatgaactcggtctgatcaaacccagacgctcttattcatcgagctgtttcttcaattccttcagctccttgggtccaagcttgtaaggacgcttgcaaacgggttcagtgccaggctcaagatcgataacgaactcaactggccggtgaggaggcatacccggaagctcttctggaaagacatcttgatactcacaaacgactggaatttgagaaatagcatccaattcgcccttctcattgagagaaaataaccgaatggtctcgtcacgagcggcatagataatcacatcctcagaagagtgtgtcaattgaatttccctggcagcacaatcaagttgagccttgtgcttagaaagtcagtccatcccgagaattagatcaatatcagagtctccaagaacaaaaggtttagacagaaatttatagttgcccatcttgatagaaacatccggaatcattgtggtagccctcatagaagagcccggagaaacaactcccatgggttttttcaacatttccgaaatgaaatcatgctttgcaacaaatgatcttgacatgaaacaatgcaatgcaccagtgtcaaaaagaacttttgcaggaatatcattaactgagagattacccattatcacatcagtagattcctccgcttgagctgcattcatcatgttcacctttgcagacttgggattatgcttgaccactgcattgctggaagatctcacaggaggaggaggcggaaggcgcctttggttgaagcacttgttagcatagtgacctttctgatgacacttgttgcaagtcacctccgagagcggacgatgataaggagcattcaactttggagcttgattctgagacttgttctgatagccagggttggatgagtgggaagatccatggccacgtTTGTCTTCTGCTGGAAAGGTGGATGAGTGGGAGTAAAACTTGTCTGCGCAAGACTGATATCAAGACATTCCATTGTTCACTTGTGAATAAGTCTAGCTACTTCTCTAGGTGTATGTTCAACCCTAATGGGTGTCCACCTAGTTGCGTGTATATCAAACAATGCACTGGAACAAATGTAATCTAATGTGCTTGTGAGATTTGATGGGGGATTGTTAGACTTTATGGGATTGGCCCACTAAATCTTGTACCTCGGTCCAATAAAATTATGGATCTCATAGGAGAGTGGATTTTCTACCCTGGGTGTAGTACACTCCGGTGAACGAAAAATTGAAAAAACAATatgaaaaaaattcgaaaaaatctGAAATTCTGCGACATCAAACATGATATTTTTTTTAGGTTGTTACAAAATTTTATCCAcaaataacattcgaggagctctcagaaaaaaaacaaaatcactGCTCAAAGTTTTGTGCACTTTTTGAGTAAAAAATTTTATGAGAGCTCGTTGAATGTTATTTGTGAATAAAATTTTGCAAAAACCTAAAATATTTGATCATGTTTGATGTTGCAAAGTTCCAGAAATTTGTTTCATACTATTTTTTCAATTTAGTATTGACTCGGTGTACTACACCTGAGTGTAGCCACACCTCTCCGATCTCAAAGGCCCATTTTATGTTTGTAAGTTTAGTCCCGCTAAATTTTATGTGTGTAACTTTAGTCCCATATTATACGTTGACGAGATAACACTGCTACTCCTTGTAGCATGAGAAAAGAGAACAACAACACACGTTCACTCACTCACTCGATTTACCACGCCACACATAGTGTGCATGTCGTGTTTCATGAGTCAACTCTGTTTGAAGAACTAAATTTTGCTTGGCAGTGCACTGCTAAGGAAGCTTTGGGTGTACATGTCAACACTCAAGCTCGTTGTGGGCACATTTTTTGCTTCCAAAGATTCTTCCGCCATGTGTTAGCTGCATCTCCTCAGTCTCCTAGGCATCAAAGGTCAGAACTACCAAATCATCATAACGGGTAATCTAATGCAATATGACCAAAAACATAAACTGGTTGGTCTATTCAACTTGATATTCCAACCATTTAGATATGGAAAGCTATTTTCAAATTTCTTGATAAGGAAAGGTAGTACTTATGCGTACCTTGGCCATTTGTCCCGTCTAAGACAGCTTGTAGTTTCAATgttgttctataatacatcattcCACGAACCAGACATTACAGTTGTATTAGAACAAACTCACTGTCGGTTTCTTGAAAGCCCTTGTCAAGACCGAGTTCTATCACCATAGGCAATCTCGTAagccagtggcggagctacatgcattgttgagggggagggggccaaTGCCCCCCCCGGATATTTAGTGAAGAAAAAAAATAGAGGCTTAGATTAATAAGATTGCATCCCCCCAAAGACGTATATTTTCTCTTTGCCTCCCCCCCTTGATTCTCTCCTAGCTCCGCCCCTGACGTAAGCAATCTAATTTGGATGAAAGATTGGGATGCAAGGGAACTTTCTAACGACTTCATATTCTTAGCCTCTGCTTTAAGTAGGATATCTTCATGCAGCCCACGAAGAACCAAATACAACTGCCCACAGAGGAAAATATAACACCTACAGTTGATAACTACATAAAATATGGACCTGTTAGAATAATAGGACTCGTCGTTGGTACTAAACAAAAAAAATACATCCACTGAAAAGATTGGATTTAACCAACGTGAAGTTACAATGCAAGCGTGCACAAGAGAGGGATGGATGGAGAAAACATATTAGGCTGTTGAACTAGAGCCCCACTGTGGTGAAATAGCAGGAAAGCATCTGGCGAAGATCAAATCCTTGCCCTAGGCAGTATATTTCACGTCTGATTGTCTGTTCACCATTGCCATTTGCAACTTTGGCTTCAAATATTGATATCTGATTAAGACTAACAGCATGCCATTTGCCAATTTGAACATACTCATTGTAAGTTATATTTCAGCGATGCAATATGGAATTATAACATGTAAAGTTAATGTTAAGGCGCAATTTCTCTCAAAATGACATGAAattattatttccaacaaaacaaatatttaaattaCCAGCAAATGCATCCTTGCTTAAGTTTATGGTTTTATATGCTTTCCTTATACCACCTCTTGTCAAATGAAAGATCCGGATGACCATAGTGCATCGTACTCTACAACCATTTTGGATCTTTTAGTGCATAAACATACTATCAGTTCTTCGGTAAAGATATGCATGGTATTTAATAGTATATGACACCCTAACATTCATAAACAAGAACATATAGAGCGTCGGAAATTAGTTTGTGTCATCTAAGATGAGAAGCATGCTTTCACCTAATGGGATCAGCGAGGAATCTCTGTCCAATTGTAACAAAGGTTGTTTCTTAGTATGACATGAATCCAGCAACCGAAATATATTGCAACGGTTTCCGCAACAACACGCGGggtatcatctactccctccgtcctataaatATAAGAGCgctttttacactagtgtagtgtcaaaaacgtagTTAATTATGGAAGTTGAGCATGGCCCGATGCTGATTTTGGTTTTATGGCTGCATTTTATTACGTGTGAATGTGTGATATCAAAAAAAAATGGAAGGCAGGCAGCAGTTTGATGTAAATAAATTCTACGGACGTAAAGGTTGAAATCACAACATGAGAGCAAGAACGGATCATTGAGCCAATTATTGAGGCCTTAAACTTCACGGACCACACAATTATTTTCCACGCACTTATCGCCTTGCTACCATCACAAGATGCTACGGTCCATTGCTGCAACAGTGTTCCCCAAGTTTTAGCCAGGCAACCAGTCCAATCCCACAGATATCGTGTCAAAAACCAAATCTGAGAATAGTCATCTGAATGAACCGACTAATGTTGATTGATGCGACGATAAAAATCAATAAAAATTATCATAACCAGAAGAAGAAAACAATCTACTTCATCAGCATTAACACCCCGTGCTATGTCATCAATCAACCCGCTTCATCGATCCGCCGTCGAGCAGCAGCCAGCGTATATATGTAGCTCGGTTCCTCAGCACCAACTCATCAGCAAACCCGTgactgcgaagaagaagaagaaagagtgaGGGAGATATCGACTGAAGCTCTTGCAGTGAAATGGCTACCGCCGGGAAGGTGATCAAGTGCAAAGGTTGGTTCCTGAACCATTAAGTTTCCTATTCATCTCAGTCTGTGTGAAGAAATTCCTGGAATGGGTGGATGGGATGAAATTAACAAGGGAGGGCGCCTAGTTAATTTGGTTGGTGCTGGCAATGGCAGCGGCGGTGGCGTGGGAGGCCGGGAAGCCGCTGTcgatggaggaggtggaggtggcgccGCCGCAGGCCATGGAGGTGCGCGTCAAGATCCTCTACACCGCCCTCTGCCACACCGACGTCTACTTCTGGGAGGCCAAGGTATGTATCTTATCCACAACATCTCACAGCGTACCACTTTTGTGTTTTCCAATTTACTTCatctggatggatggatggatgagttgGTGATGTGCTGCTTGGATTTGGGCAGGGCCAAACTCCGGTTTTCCCTAGGATCTTGGGCCATGAAGCTGGAGGGTATCCATCCACTCAACTTTTGCCTCTCTTTCCCCTGTTTTAAGTTTTATACTTGTTAATTACTTCATGAAATCTAGCTTGAACCCTCACCTGAATTATGATTTATATGTTCCCTCACACTCACAGCATTGTGGAGAGCGTCGGCGAGGGCGTGACGGAGCTGGTGCCGGGCGACCATGTCCTCCCGGTGTTCACCGGAGAGTGCAAGGAGTGTGCCCACTGCATGTCAGAGGAGAGCAACCTCTGTGACCTCCTGAGGATCAATGTCGACCGCGGCGTGATGATCGGCGACGGCCAGTCCCGCTTCACCATCGACGGAAAACCCATCTTCCACTTCGTCGGGACGTCCACCTTCAGCGAGTACACCGTGATCCATGTCGGGTGCCTCGCCAAGATCGACCCCGAGGCGCCCCTCGACAAAGTCTGCCTCCTTAGCTGCGGTATCTCAACCGGTAAAAGTCTATTTGTACATATGAAATCTTCCCAGCCGACGAGATCAACATATTTGGGACGCCTCAGGGAACTACTGAGATGTCACGTTTCTAATTCACAGGGCTAGGTGCCACCCTCAACGTCGCCAAGCCGAAGAAGGGTATGACAGTGGCGATTTTCGGTCTTGGAGCTGTTGGCCTTGCTGTAAGTGACACGCTATTCTTTCAGGTTTTTGGAACATGGCTCCACGGAAACCCTTTGTGAATGGTAAATTCGGAAAAAATGCTAGGAAAAAAAATATATAAATTCTGAATTTTGTATAACATACATAGTCGATCTGTATGCTTGCTCGCATACGAAGTTTCACGAAGAAATAACATCCATGATAAAATGGCAAAATCGATGCTATAAAAAACCATTGTTTGGTTGAACAGTTAGATTTCGATTGTATGTTCTTCACCGAGAATACCACGGGTATCATTCCGTCATGAAACTTCAAACACGAGTAGCTAGAATGGTCGGCCAACTTTGATAccccaaaatttcagaattttttgatttcCTTTAATATTTTTCTTGATTTTCCTTTCACATGAGTGCGCTTGAAACAATTGTTCACCTTTGTACTTTCGGCTATGACCAAGACTAATCACTGACACATGCATGATCAGGCCATGGAAGGGGCCAGGATGTCCGGCGCATCGAGGATTATCGGTGTGGACTTGAACCCTGCAAAACACGAACAAGGTAAGCATGCTAATCTGCCATTGTCATCGATCTTCAGGGAGAAGAAAAGATACTCCATCTTGCCAAAAATGTGTTGGTTACCGAAGCACATTGACCCAACCTTGCAACCCCATgcatgtccactgtttttcagcTAAGAAATTTGGCTGCACCGACTTTGTGAACCCCAAGGACCACACCAAGCCAGTGCAAGAGGTACGTTTGTTCATGACATACGTACACAAGAAGCTTGTGTCAAATGAAATGCTGACGGTCCAAATATATACGCCACAGGTGATCGTGGAGATGACCGACGGCGGAGTCGACCGGGCGGTGGAGTGCACTGGCAACGCCGACGCCATGATCTCCGCCTTCGAATGCGTGCACGATGTACATACATATGATGATCACTTGCTCCTTCTTCTGCTTGAAACTGAATCCTGAGGCTAATGCTATGGCCTGATGGGAGCAGGGGTGGGGCGTGGCGGTGCTGGTGGGCGTGGCGCACAAGGAGGCGGTGTTCAAGACCCACCCCATGAACTTCCTCAACGAGAGGACGCTGAGGGGCACCTTCTTCGGCAACTACAAGCCGCGCACCGACCTCCCAGGCGTCGTCGACATGTACATGAGGAAGGAGCTGGAGCTGGACAAGTTCATCACCCACAGCGTGCCCTTCTCGCAGATCAACACGGCCTTCGACCTCATGCTCAAGGGGGAAGGCCTGCGCTGCGTCATCAGGATGGATGAGTAGAGTAGAGCACCTGGCTCTTCTTCATCCCTCGCTGCTATTGCACTACAACACACATGTATTACCTCTTTGCTTACCTTTTTTTTAAGCCACGCCCCTTAGGACTCCGGTTCATGAAATAAACAGAAGAAGGTTGCTCGATTAATTTGCGGAAACCCAAGTGAAAACCATAAAATTTATGTACCCAATCAATTTATTTCAACATAGTTCGTTCGCCTACATCTGGGTTTTTTATTTCTTGATTTTTATgcatcccctccccccccccccccccccccccccccgtctactTATTCGAAATATCAGTGACTTATTTCTCATCACAGCAGATGATCAGATTTAATCTACATCTCATCCTTTGACTAGAAGAAGCGTGCGTGAAACCGTGTTACAAAACCTGGACAGCTGATACTATTCAACTAATTTCATAATCCAGAACTGCTCAGTATTTACAAACTATTGCTCGGTTGAGTATACTTTGTAAGATGAGTACAATCAGATCCAAGCAAATTTTACAAGTTAATCTCATGAGCTGAAATCGACATGATCCAGGGACATAACATGTATCCAAATACAGACTTTGTGGCTCACTCTATCAATCGTCTCCGAATTTTGATCAAGGAAAGAAATCGACCATGTTGTTAGTCCAAGGCTGTCATTTTGATGGGGTGGCACCTTGTCGCGACGAAGAATCGGGATCAAGCTGGGCATAAGACGGAGACGTTTCCGACTCCAGTAGGATTTGCCTGAGATGCTTGTCTTCGAGATGTTCCTAGAAACAATTAAAATGTGGAATGATCAGCCATTAGACAAGCAAGAAACACGCAACATTAAATCATAGAATCTAAACCTAAAGGGCTGTGAAATGCAAGATTAGACAGATTGCTTATGTGGAAATGAAGAAAAAAGGGTACTGGTGCATGTTGAACACTCATTGCGTGATAGTACAACAGTGCTTTGTGATTATGTGAATGAACATAACTTCTTTGAACTCAATTTTTGAACAATCATTCTTGTAAAATACAGATATATGACAACAACATGGACAACTGAAGAGGCAAATAACACAGACACAGGccgaattttgaaaaaaaataagacACCTTTTAtctataaataaaataattaaatacaTTAGGGTGTTCAGAAGGTTTCATTCCTTGCAGTAATGGCAAATTGCTGCAAACAAAAACACAAAGCTGTGAACTATTGATCTGGTACGATTTGATATAACCACCAGTTTTACTGAATACACGGCATTGCTATTTGCACTATATAATTAAGTCATGAAGAACAACTGACTTCCAACtctacaaacaaacaaacaagttggggtaggcaaTTGACTTCCAACTCTGCAAGTGAAATAAAAAAGACAGTCCGTTCAGCAATAGAAATTGACAACAGTGAGTTTTCCTGAGAAATATTGGGTGGGTTGGCAGTCACTAAGCAACCAGAATGCCTGCCAACCATGTCACAAATTATCACCAGTATCGCACCAGTTATGAccaatactccctctgtctcaaaatgtaAGCGTTTTTTGATACTATCAGTCTGAGCTCCCCTTTTATCCAAAAAACAAAAATCCATTGTTGGTTAACTCTCTACAGACTGAGCTCCCCTGTGATGTCAATTAACTGCTTTGTCATGCAAATGTGATGGAACTGGCAGTCTTGCAAGCTCAATTGCTCCGACTATTTAGAGAGGATATACAAGGTTAATAACTCGTGTTTTTTTAGGCAATAACCTTTTTGGGTTGAAGAGTGGATAACAATTAACAAGAAACAGCATCCTCGTTAACCTACATTGCTTGTCCACACATAGGTGCTCTGGACTGCCATTGCACACGATTGCCAGATCCCACATTTGCAACATAATCGAGATCATAAGCAACATAACACCTGACCGCCATAAGCCCTTCTACTATGATGATTCTCACATTCTCCCCAGAATACCCACCTAGGCCAATCCAGTCAAAGAAGCGACATAATCGTGACAGTCCCTCAAAATATCTTCCTAAACAAGCTATTCCAAATCTTACATGAAATTTATACCTCCCTGGAGTTATCTCGGCCTAAGATACAAGATCTTCATAATCAGGAATTCATATATCTGGAAAACATCACCTCAGGGATCCCCATTAGAGAAAACTAGGTGGTCAATGGCGGGGATCTCTACCGCGCGCGCATCGCAAACCGATGATCCAATCTAAGTGCCAAGCAATGATAGCGAGGAGCGGTTGGGGGGAGGGAGGGATGCCGGGCGTGGGCTAGGTTTACCTCGAGGCAGGCGCGGTACTTGTGCCAGTCGGCGGCGCAGTCGTCCTTGTTCCACTGGCCCTTGGCGAACTTGTCGGCGTACCACCGGTTGAAGCACTCGTGGTACGCCGCCCGGAGCTCGGAGCACGCCGCCGCGGCGGCCGACGAGGTGGCGGCCGCCGGAGAGGACGGCTTGCCCCGGCCGAACACCATCCTTGTGCTGCTTCTCCCTGGCCACCGCCGCCGAGTCTCGTTTTGTGTTCTCGCTCTGTCCTTCCCTGACtgattccctctctctctctctctctctctctctctctctctcccgtcccACGACCCTGCGCAAAGACAGGTTTATTTATTACCGTAATATATAATCCGGTCGTAAGGCGTATTTGGGGATATTACGTAAACCTACTCGAAGCGGATTCCAATTTCTACCGCAAAGCCGTACCGAACTTGCATACGCCTGGTGTATTATGTTTTTCGGACGGACGCCTCGTGTGTGTTTTAACTACTTTTGAGTTTTCTCTCCCTTTTTTAGCACAAAATTAATTGTTTTTGTTATTTGAAAAACTTCTAATTTATTCGTCGCCTATCAAGGTAGTACAAATACCagaagtaaaaattacatccatatcgtataccacctagcgacgactacaagcactggggCGAGCCGAAGAAGTgctgccgtcatcgcccctccatcactCGAGTCGGACAAACCTTGtcgtagtagacagtcggaaagtcgtcatgTTAAGACCTCATAGGACTAGCGCACTAGAATAGCAACCGCCGTCGATGAAGAGAAGTGTAGATCAGAAAGATCCAATCTGTAGACACACCAACATAGACTGGATCCAAGCGGATCCATCGAAGAAAACGCTGACTGAATCCCTTGAGATCCGTCGAAGACAAACCTCCACATGCTCTCCGATGATGCTAGAAGCATCAACGGAATGGAGGTAGGCGGAGAGAATCTTATTCCATCTGCAAGAAGGTGTCGTTGTCCCGCctttctgagcaggacacaaactcgAGCAAAACTCGTAAATAaactaaaaacgaagccctcccgtCGGCAAAGATTGGGATCCACCGCACTTCCACGGTCCTAAGGCCAAAGAAGACGAGGTAGGCCGGCTGCACGATGGGAGGCAGCAGAAACCCTAGCGTGTGTGCACTTGCATGAAAACCCTAGCGCAGTAAAGTAGGCACGACATGTTTAACATAACATTAAATTGACATGAAAACAACCTTTTATACCAAGGAATACTAATAATTGTGTGTGTGCGCAATGCATGATAATACTAGGACGTCAATAACGTCAGAACGTTCATTTTTGGATCATGGCAAATCGAATGTTTTTTAGACAATTTTAGTGACATGAGGATGATAAGTTTAGTTAGCAAGAAATCCATGCACAATTTATTTTTCCCCCAGAAAATTGACGTGCATGTCAACTAAACTTGTCATTCTCGCGTCACTAAAATTTCCATAAAAAATGTTTTGACTTGCCATGATCATATCTCGAACGTTCGGGGTTTATCATTTTCATAATATTAAGCAAAATATTAGTTTATTACATACTAATATTAGCCAATATATAAATTGCATGTTAATATTAGCCAGGATATAATTACTTGATTAATGTTGACGTTGATATTAGGCATAATATTAATTGGTGGAGGGTGCTAAATGTGTTTATAGTGTTATAAAAATGTTTAACACTAAACATTGTAGCGACTTAGATCATTGGATAGATATGGTCGAACGGGATAAGATTCGTTGGATATCCCTAAGTTGCTCTTTTAATATTGGTGTATATGAATATAGATATTTAAAACAGTAGAATGAAAACACAAAGAGGTACGCCTAACCTTATAACCCAAAAGAATAGAAAAATAATAGACGTGCCCCTGACTTATACAAAGTGAAACTTCATacaaacaatgaaaaattata
This window of the Triticum aestivum cultivar Chinese Spring chromosome 5D, IWGSC CS RefSeq v2.1, whole genome shotgun sequence genome carries:
- the LOC123121343 gene encoding alcohol dehydrogenase 2 codes for the protein MATAGKVIKCKAAVAWEAGKPLSMEEVEVAPPQAMEVRVKILYTALCHTDVYFWEAKGQTPVFPRILGHEAGGIVESVGEGVTELVPGDHVLPVFTGECKECAHCMSEESNLCDLLRINVDRGVMIGDGQSRFTIDGKPIFHFVGTSTFSEYTVIHVGCLAKIDPEAPLDKVCLLSCGISTGLGATLNVAKPKKGMTVAIFGLGAVGLAAMEGARMSGASRIIGVDLNPAKHEQAKKFGCTDFVNPKDHTKPVQEVIVEMTDGGVDRAVECTGNADAMISAFECVHDGWGVAVLVGVAHKEAVFKTHPMNFLNERTLRGTFFGNYKPRTDLPGVVDMYMRKELELDKFITHSVPFSQINTAFDLMLKGEGLRCVIRMDE
- the LOC123121344 gene encoding uncharacterized protein At4g33100; protein product: MVFGRGKPSSPAAATSSAAAAACSELRAAYHECFNRWYADKFAKGQWNKDDCAADWHKYRACLEEHLEDKHLRQILLESETSPSYAQLDPDSSSRQGATPSK